The following nucleotide sequence is from Catenulispora sp. GP43.
TCGCCCAGGCTGGTGCCGTCGTTCACCTTGAACGCGGCGAGCGAGTTGTCCAGCACCGGGACCAGCTTGAACGGGTTCATGATCACCCCGGCGGAGGACACCTTGTGCGCCAGGGCCGCCAGGAAGGCGCGCTGGCGCTGCATCCGGCCGATGTCGCCGAGCGGGTCGGCGTACCGCTCCCGCACGTAGGCCAGGGCCTGGGCGCCGTTGAGGGTCTGGCAGCCGGCCTTGAGGTTCGCGCCGGACAGCTCGTCCTTGATCGGCTTGTCCAGGCACATGCCCACGCCGCCGACCGCGTCGGTGACCTTCACGAAGCCGCCGAAGCCGACCTCGGCGAAGTGGTCGATGCGCACCCCGGTGGTGACCTCGATGGTCTTGATCAGCAGCGGGGCGTCCCCGAAGGCGTAGGCGGCGTTGAGCTTGTTCTTCGACTCCTTGTGCTGCTTGCCCTTGCTGTCGGTCCAGGCCGGGATGGTGACGTAGGAGTCACGCGGCAGGCTGATCAGCGAGGTCCCGTCGGACCCGGAGTGCAGGATCATCATCGAGTCGGTCCGCGAGGTGTCCCCGGTCACAGCCCCGGTCCCGGTGTGCAGCGCGTCCTGCTGGTCCTGGGTCAGCCCCTCCCGGCTGTCACTGCCGACCAGCAGCCAGTTGGTCCCCTTGCCCTCGGCCGGACGGCCCGGGTAGTCGGAGATCACATTCTCGTGCCGGATCTCCCCGGAGGCATGGAAGTAGAGCCAGGTCGCATACCCCCCGACCAGCAGCACCAGGGCCAGCGTCCCGGCCAGGATCCGCCGGGGCCAGCTGAAACGGCGCACCTTGGGCGGCCGGGGACCACCCCCGCCGCCCCGTCCCCCCGGCCGACTCCCCCGCAGCCGGTCCCACCTGGAGGGCGGACGCAACTCCACGGTGGGCTCGGGCTCCTGCGGGGTCCAGCCACCCGGCTGCTGGGGATTCCAGCCACCGGGCTCCTGCGGGGTCCAGCCATCACCACCATATGCACCACTCATGACACCGACCCTGCCATCCCCAGGTCCCGAAAGCCCCAAGACCGGGTAATAAGTCGGCAACGGTGCCCCGGACCCGCCCCCGGTGGCCACGACGTGGCCGAACCCCGACGTCCGGTTAACGATTTCGGGACGCGGGCCGTGGTCTGCTAATGTTTCACCCGTCAACGCGACACCGGCAAGATCAAGCGCCGCTAGCTCAATTGGCAGAGCAGCGGACTCTTAATCCGCGGGTTCGGGGTTCAAGTCCCTGGCGGCGCACCCGTAGCACATCCCCTGGCAGCTCAGCTGGCCGGGGGTTTTGTGTTTCCGGCCTCGAACTCAGCTCACCTCGTCTCTTTCCGCCGGGTGGCTACCTTACCGAAAAGTGGCTACTTCCCATCGGTAAGTCACCAGGTCAGCATGAGCATGTGCCGCGGGAGGCCGCGGCGGAAACGAGGATTCGTTCATGCTGCGACGGACACTGGTGACCCTGGCCGCGACGGGGGTCGCCCTGGCCGCCCTCCCGGCCACGGCCATGGCTGCGACCGCCCGACACCACAAACAGGGTCCTTACACGATCACCGTCGACGGCCAGAACGCTTTCCCCGAAAGCATCGCGGCCGACACCCACGACATGTACACCGGGAGCATCGACGACGGCACCGTCTACCGCGGACGCCTGGGAACCAAGACGCTCGAACCCTTCCTCCCGGCCGGCACGGACGGCCGCACCCAGGTCACGGGCATCAAAATCGCCGGCGACCGGCTCCTGGTCGCGGGCGCCTTCACCGGCCGCTTCTTCGTTTACACCAAGACCGGCAAGCTCGTCGCCTCCTACACCGTTCCCGACACCGGCGAGAAGACCCTCGTCAACGACGAGGCGGTGGCCCCGAATGGAGACGTCTACATCACCGACTCCCTGCGTGCGGTGGTCTACCGCGTCCCGGCCGCCGAGGTCCACGCCCGGGCCACCGGAATCCACCGCGCCCTGCAGGTCGCCTATCACCTGCCGGACTACGTGGCCGGCACGTCCAACGGCAACGGCATCGTCGCCACCCCGGACGGCAAGTCCCTGATCATCGGGTACTGGTACAGCGGCGCCCTCTACCGGCTGACCCTGGCCACCGGCGAGGTCCGCAAGATCGACGCGCCGCCGCTGGCCAGTGCCGACGGGATGGTGCTGCACGGCGACACCCTCTACATCGCGCGTTCCGTGAACAACGACGTCGCCACCCTGCGGCTGTCCCAGCACGACAGCCGCGGCACGCTCGTCTCCGAGCGCACCTACCCGGGAGCCGACACCACCACCGGCATCGCCGTCGCCGGGGACCGATTGCTGGTGACCAACTCCCAGATGGACACCTACCTCTACGGCGCTCCGCTGACCAGCCCCGTGTTCACCGTGGAGAACCTGCCGTTGCGTTAACGGCACAACAGCCCTTCCAGCAGCGGCTGGTAATGCTCGAACCCTGGGACGTCGGCGTCGGGAACCTTCGCCGCCTCGTCCCAGCGGCGCAGGGCCACCGCCTGCTCCGCATAGGGACCCCCGGCGAATCGCTCGGCCTGCTCGGCGGTCATCGGGCCGCCTTGCACGTTCAGCGTGTGGACGGACGCTTCGGACAGCTCGCCGAAGTATCCGGGCTCGACGGCGCACAAGTAGCGCTTCGCCGCCACGTGCAGCCGGACCGGTTCGGTGACCGCTTCCGGGAACCAGGCGGCAAGCCAGTCGGCGCCGGCGTGGCTGTGGCGGTTGTCGGTGCCCGCCATCAGCTCCTGGCCGCTGATCGGTCCGGTGAAGTGGCCGATGTCGTGCAGGAGGGCGGCGGCCACGAGGGAATCCGGCGCGCCGGCGGCCGCGGCCAGGGCGGCGGCTTGGAGCATGTGCGCGGCCTGGGTCACCGGCTCGCCGAGGTAGTCGCGGGCGCCTTGGTCGGCGAACAGCGCGGCTATCGTGTCGATCGGATTCATTGTGTCGATCGGATTCATTGTCCTGATCCAGTCGTCGGGCGGGTCTGGCGACGCAGGACCGCGAGGTTGCTGTACGCGCCGTCCAGGTCGGCGTAGCAGCCCTGAAGGTGACGCCGGCCGGCCGC
It contains:
- a CDS encoding LCP family protein; its protein translation is MSGAYGGDGWTPQEPGGWNPQQPGGWTPQEPEPTVELRPPSRWDRLRGSRPGGRGGGGGPRPPKVRRFSWPRRILAGTLALVLLVGGYATWLYFHASGEIRHENVISDYPGRPAEGKGTNWLLVGSDSREGLTQDQQDALHTGTGAVTGDTSRTDSMMILHSGSDGTSLISLPRDSYVTIPAWTDSKGKQHKESKNKLNAAYAFGDAPLLIKTIEVTTGVRIDHFAEVGFGGFVKVTDAVGGVGMCLDKPIKDELSGANLKAGCQTLNGAQALAYVRERYADPLGDIGRMQRQRAFLAALAHKVSSAGVIMNPFKLVPVLDNSLAAFKVNDGTSLGDLYDMFQHMKGVSGGSGHTIVVPIANEDYNVPGVGSCILWDKTKSAQLWSAVINDTTMPPFSAT
- a CDS encoding SMP-30/gluconolactonase/LRE family protein — encoded protein: MLRRTLVTLAATGVALAALPATAMAATARHHKQGPYTITVDGQNAFPESIAADTHDMYTGSIDDGTVYRGRLGTKTLEPFLPAGTDGRTQVTGIKIAGDRLLVAGAFTGRFFVYTKTGKLVASYTVPDTGEKTLVNDEAVAPNGDVYITDSLRAVVYRVPAAEVHARATGIHRALQVAYHLPDYVAGTSNGNGIVATPDGKSLIIGYWYSGALYRLTLATGEVRKIDAPPLASADGMVLHGDTLYIARSVNNDVATLRLSQHDSRGTLVSERTYPGADTTTGIAVAGDRLLVTNSQMDTYLYGAPLTSPVFTVENLPLR
- a CDS encoding phosphonate degradation HD-domain oxygenase; translated protein: MNPIDTIAALFADQGARDYLGEPVTQAAHMLQAAALAAAAGAPDSLVAAALLHDIGHFTGPISGQELMAGTDNRHSHAGADWLAAWFPEAVTEPVRLHVAAKRYLCAVEPGYFGELSEASVHTLNVQGGPMTAEQAERFAGGPYAEQAVALRRWDEAAKVPDADVPGFEHYQPLLEGLLCR